A window from Pongo abelii isolate AG06213 chromosome 6, NHGRI_mPonAbe1-v2.0_pri, whole genome shotgun sequence encodes these proteins:
- the LOC100448455 gene encoding phosphoserine phosphatase-like isoform X2 produces the protein MASGSCSPCLAMASPDPGLLLLQNPLVFLEEMCSQNFGLHFYLGTEQKRRVWSPRNLALEKLELCYSKHCFSANRPADFKTFTASLPGTRRAMGGTVSFKAALMERLALIQPSREQVQRLIAEHLPHLTPGITRKIIPRMVSRSELRKLFYSADAVCFDVDSTVVREGIDELAKVCDVEDAVLEMTHVQRA, from the exons ATGGCCAGCGGCAGCTGCAGCCCCTGCCTCGCAATGGCCTCACCTGATCCTGG GCTCTTGCTCTTGCAGAATCCACTGGTCTTTCTTGAAGAAATGTGTAGCCAGAACTTTGGGCTCCATTTTTATCTAGGGACGGAACAGAAGAGAAGAGTGTGGTCTCCTAGAAATCTAGCACTGGAGAAAT TGGAATTATGCTACAGTAAGCACTGCTTCTCTGCTAATAGACCTGCTGACTTCAAGACCTTTACAGCAAGCCTGCCTGG GACACGGCGAGCCATGGGCGGGACAgtgtctttcaaagctgctctcaTGGAGCGTTTAGCCCTCATCCAGCCCTCCAGGGAGCAGGTGCAGAGACTCATAGCAGAACACCTTCCACACCTGACCCCCGGCATAAC aaggAAAATTATTCCAAGGATGGTCTCCCGCTCAGAGCTCAGGAAGCTGTTCTACTCAGCAGATGCAGTGTGTTTTGATGTTGACAGCACGGTCGTCAGAGAAGGAATCGATGAGCTAGCCAAAGTGTGTGACGTTGAGGACGCGGTGTTAGAAAT
- the LOC100448455 gene encoding uncharacterized protein LOC100448455 isoform X1 has product MASGSCSPCLAMASPDPGYLRPTTPSPARARGPPGASPATWRGSSWAGLLLLQNPLVFLEEMCSQNFGLHFYLGTEQKRRVWSPRNLALEKLELCYSKHCFSANRPADFKTFTASLPGTRRAMGGTVSFKAALMERLALIQPSREQVQRLIAEHLPHLTPGITRKIIPRMVSRSELRKLFYSADAVCFDVDSTVVREGIDELAKVCDVEDAVLEMTHVQRA; this is encoded by the exons ATGGCCAGCGGCAGCTGCAGCCCCTGCCTCGCAATGGCCTCACCTGATCCTGGGTACTTGCGCCCCACAACACCTTCCCCAGCCAGGGCCCGAGGACCCCCAGGAGCGTCCCCCGCCACCTGGCGCGGCTCATCCTGGGCAGG GCTCTTGCTCTTGCAGAATCCACTGGTCTTTCTTGAAGAAATGTGTAGCCAGAACTTTGGGCTCCATTTTTATCTAGGGACGGAACAGAAGAGAAGAGTGTGGTCTCCTAGAAATCTAGCACTGGAGAAAT TGGAATTATGCTACAGTAAGCACTGCTTCTCTGCTAATAGACCTGCTGACTTCAAGACCTTTACAGCAAGCCTGCCTGG GACACGGCGAGCCATGGGCGGGACAgtgtctttcaaagctgctctcaTGGAGCGTTTAGCCCTCATCCAGCCCTCCAGGGAGCAGGTGCAGAGACTCATAGCAGAACACCTTCCACACCTGACCCCCGGCATAAC aaggAAAATTATTCCAAGGATGGTCTCCCGCTCAGAGCTCAGGAAGCTGTTCTACTCAGCAGATGCAGTGTGTTTTGATGTTGACAGCACGGTCGTCAGAGAAGGAATCGATGAGCTAGCCAAAGTGTGTGACGTTGAGGACGCGGTGTTAGAAAT